Sequence from the Polypterus senegalus isolate Bchr_013 chromosome 3, ASM1683550v1, whole genome shotgun sequence genome:
ctacaaacaaaaaaataaataaaggttattcTCTGgttgtaataaataaacagaaaagatcatTAGGGACAACACCTTTAGGATGTGCAGTCTTTATCAGGTGAAACAGCTCAGTGATGGCTACACAGGCAAAACATGGTGTCTCTAagtattttcaatttgttttagaGCATTGCTGATTGATCTTAGACTATAGAACAAAAGAACTGATCATCACAAGTAAAAAGAgataaaagaacaaagaaaacaaagcaaaaaatgcaGAGAGCTAGGTGTCGAATATGTAGCACAAACTTAAAGTTAAATACCCTAAACGAGTTCTTAGTACTGCTTACCAAAAATACTTTCAATTCACTTACTCACATTCCATTCGTGTGTCCTTGTCCAGTATACGTCACCACATGTCCACCTCTCTATAGGTTACTTCTTTCAATCCACATGTGCAGAGTTCTAGATCTTCTTGTACTGTTGTTGCCCTCAActtcatcagtcagtcagttctCAATTTCATatcaattaaattcaatttatttcaatTCAATGAATTTTATAAAGTACATTTCAATTTACAAACCCAGagaactacatatatatatataataccacACAAAAAAGCAGTAGCGAATCATATTCTATAAACGTATTCATTACAAATAATCAATAAagccatatttttttaaatgaagttcataaagtgttaaataattttgcagaaaaaaatatcaagcCTGAAGATTATCCAGTTTGGGAACATAAGGGTTGCATTGCTGTACCTTTGGCCTCAGACTGTGACCTCTGATGTACACTTGAATAATTTAAAACTGAACCTTATGCCATTTGGATGAAAATGATCACTGCCAAATCATGGTCTCCTTCCAGAAATGCACAACTTGCTGCTTGCAGGTAAAGAGTGAGTTGCAGACCCTATTGGAGGAGGTCAACTACCTTGTGGTTTTACTCACAAGTGGAACTAGAGAGGAATGTGAGATTCACTCACAAATCAGTACAGTGACCAAATTTTGTGCCTGTCTTCCAGACCATGTTGGTAAAGTTGAAGCTAAATCCTTGAAGGAAACCATCACTTTACCAATCAATCTACATTCCCATTCTCACCTTTTGCCATAAATACAAGCCACGAAAATTAGAATTCTGTGTGGTGTGCTGGTATCACATCACATCTGCAACACAGTAGGAAACATAGGCAATATGGAGGGACCTTAGATTACCGCTGCTGTTTCTCCAGGTCAGTAGGAGCCAGCTGAAGTGGTTTGAACATGAAGTTAGCAAGTGCCCTGAGAACCTCCCAAAGGTGGTCTATTGGCTAGAGCCCACTGAGAAAAGACAGAGAGACAGGCCCAAGTCATACTTGTCTGGGAATCCCAGTTGTTGGAAATATGGTGGCCTGGTCAGCTCAGTTGATCAGTACAATGATTCTTAAAGCATGTAAATACTGGTAAAAAGTTAAAAACCATTAATATATTTAAGTAAGATTCACTTGAAACTGAGATGTGAAAAGCAAATTCGTACTGCCTCAGAAAGAGACAGATAGAATTTTAAtgaaaaggatcaggagatgagaTGTAGTCAAAAATTGATGAAGATGTAGTCAAACTGATCTGTTGTCAAGTTCAACATGTTGATCAAAATCAAAGACCTTAACACTAAAAGAAACTTTGATAACCAGGAAATGTTTGTTGTCGTAGGAAACACACTGAAACAGTGTTATCATCGTAATCTCAGAAACCCCATAAATATACATGCTGTCCTTAATACCGTCGCTTCAATAATGTCACGCATCACATACTCCTCAAACATTCTGGGAAGATTGCCATCGCGACTGATGATGCTAATCTTTCAATATGGTGGTGCACATcattaaacaaaacagaattgcggcatgatggtaaaattattgAACTTTTTTAGGAACCCTTCTTGATGAAACAAAATCCAGGATGTAAGTCTTTGCGTAATACAGCCCCTAAAATAATATACATAATTTGTTTATAATACTTCAGTAAATctcataaaaaattaattaaaaaatgccaATTATAACAATTTTCAAGTCTATACAGATTTTATCTGCCCTTGGCCTAATGTTCATCTagtgggtttcagaatgttatgttacagaaaaagaaaaaaaatgatttaactcTACTCTGACTCTGCCATCCTGAGGTTACTGTATCCATCAATGGGTACAAGACAAAAACTGATACTATGAGATGGGTAGTAGGCACACACATATAGAGTCTAATGCACATTACAATCTCCAGGCAATAAGGAAACTGGACTTGTGATTGTAACAAATGTAGGAAAAATCTAAGAGTGGACTTGAGTTTCATGTCAAATGCTGCGGACCAGAGATCCAGTATGGTACAATACTGTGCTGATCTAACAACAGAGCATAATAGAAAATAATATCATGTAGAATAAACTTAagaagacttaaaaaaaatacaaattaatatatCAGTGTATTTGTTCTATTTTGTAATTCACTTTTGACCAATAACACACTTTTAAATGTTATCATAGATAATTTTCCCATAGACATTTAGGAAATTGTTCCAAATTTAATAGTCTTGACCACGCAATAACAATCTAATTCAGTTAATCTGAATGTtaaagtttattaatttttttaacaaattttgaaACAGACATGCTGACACCCACAAAcagagcaacactttcagttcggTGTTGTTGATGACAAATTTTGCAGAGCCTCAGCTGGATGGCCATGACTCTAGCACCCTCTTGAGTTGTTTCTGGTGTACTATCAAACAACTTTGCAAGATGAACAGCCATTCTATTAAATCACAGGTGTGTAAGGCAGCACTGAGGTCTAGAGGTTACTGCTACTGGCGGATCAATTCCCAGGCAGAGCCCCTGTGTGGAATGTGAAATTATTCTAAGCATTTCCTATCATATTAAGTGGATCGGCTGAGTTAGTGTGGGTGCATGTGGTGCCATGCCAAGGCTTGCTCCCGTGTGACAATGCAGTATGATTTAATGATTTAATGCAGTACAGCAGTTTTCATGTTACTGTAATCCAGTACTAGTGAAAGtgagttttgaaaatgaaaagacaaatgaataaGAAGATATAGTAGCATATTGTTACTTAATCCTTTGTTATTTATGCATTCAAGTTTTTCTtagtagatattttaaaaatgaacaataataaattcACACAATCTtcaaacattctgaaatatattgtatattggtATTGCTCAAGGCAGAGTCAATTAATGGTAATGTTAATTTGTGTCGgagcaatacatttttatttattttaacagatgATCTCTTTCTCTGATAAAGAAATGACTTTCCTTCTTTTGAGGGGCTCTGGTGTATCACATCTAATCTTGTCCAAGTAAAAGACCTTCTCTTTATGATTTTGAAGCCATTGCCACATATATTTGATGCTGCAGTCACAGTTCCATGGATTATTGCTTAAGTCAAGACCCAGGCCTTCACTTTCTCCAAGTCTCTCCAACTTATCAAAGAGTCCCTGTGGGATGGAAGTCAGGCCATTGTCACTGAGATCAAGAGAAACAAGGGATTTTAAGTTTTGTAAGAGATCATAGGGAACTTTTTTCAGCAGATTTTCCTGAAGAAAGAGATGAGTGAGATTACCCATTTTATTAAATATCTCAGCCTCCATGTTGCTAAGCTTGTTGTTGTTGAGATGCAGCCTTTCTAATTGAGGGACAAACTGTAGCAAACCTTTTGGGATCTTTTCCATCTTATTGTTGGAAAGGTCAATGCTCTTTAGACTCTGCATATCTTTTAACAGAGTCAGTGGCAAAGATTCTAGATGATTGTCAGATAAGTCCAACCAAGTCAAGTTGTTTAGATTATGGAACAACGAGCTGTTTACGTTCAATAGTTGATTGCCTTTGAGAACCAGATTTTCTAGAGCTGAGCAGCAAAACACATCTTGAGGAAGATCATGGAGCAGGTTGCCTGTAAGATCAAGACTCTGAAGTAAAGGGAGATCTTTCAGAAAGCCAGATGGCAAAAATCGGATCTTATTCCCAGACAGATGGAGTTCCTTTAGTTTGGGCATCCCCCTGAGGTGGTGTGACATAATGTTGCTCAGATTTGTAAACTCAATGGACAGTGAAATTGTGTTAATGGGTATGTCTGTGGGAAATTCTTCTATGGGCAAAGAACTACAAACCACAGCTGTGAAATTGGCATTTAAATGGCAAGTGCAGTTATGGGGACAGGCAAAGGATGTGGAGCAGCACCAAGCTGCAAAGACAACAGCCATCTTCCAGAAGatcttcttcatatttttttctaccTGAATTAAAAGTAACATAACAGGATTACAAACAATATTCCACACATCAGTGAAAATATTTGTCAAATATATGGCAGAATAACATCCAGCAAGAAGCAATTACTTTTGCTACCAAATAAAAAATACTCCTTCAGCTTCTTTGTAACACTTCTGCTTTAAAAGCCTTCATTCTGACCTGGGTGATGACCTTATGGTTTATATTAGCATTTGCTACACTGGTATTCACATACAAGCAAACAAGAGGTTCATGACCTGGATGGTTATGACagtatgatctaaaagaaaaagcAGAGATATGTCCAGATGTCACATCTTATGCGGATTGTGTTTCATGCTTTTAAGTAGGTTTCAATTTTAATGTCATCAAGTCATCACTCAAAATCATCAAATACAAGTAAACatcatgttttattaaaaaaaaggtacAATGTAAGAGGTACAATGATTAAATATAACATATTTACATAAAACCAGTGATGTAAAGGAAAAACCTTCATTTCGTTATTCAGTCTGGATCAGTTtgaatccttttaaaatgaggACTTATGCAAAATACTGTATTGAAACCCTAAAATATGCACAATAATCCAGACAGTTAGTGAAGAACAAACAAGTTAGTGGATTTAATTGAAATCAGTTTAGTATGCAAGATAACAAAACTTAAACAAAGCCATCAGGTTTGAAGCCTGCACGTACATTTCTGGCATGTCTGAAGCTCTGTCACATGCTGCTCAAGACACAAAGAACAGAAGTTCAAAATGTATTGGACCAAATCTAGTCAGACAACAAGAGAAACCCTCATGAAGTGGCACAAATGATACTGTACTTAATTACCACTACTTTAAGAAATGTTTAATAACCACTTCAAGTTTTAAAGACTTGTTATTTCCTGTTTATGAGATGCCTGCACAGGCCTGCAGTTTACTCCATCTAAGGCAGCCTTTGCTGTAGAGTTTAAACCAGTAATTGACAATGGATAGACTCAGATGAAAGTGGATAACTATTGGTCATTTTTGgtactgtattttttctttcattcaaaaAATGGATACCTCAACAAAGCAACTTCATATCACTGAGTCTCATTAGCAGCTTGTAACTCTGTGCAGCTAGCTCATCAAGGTCTTTCAACCGTCTTCTGATAACCTCGAAATATGTGGATATGTATTACAGTATGTAATGATCTGCAAATGTTTTTAGAATCTTTCAAAATCACCACATCATACAAAGTTAcagttctgaaaaacaaaataagacataAATTCTTGCTTGAGTTCACACTTCCTCTTGTAAATactcccttggggattaataaagtatctgtctatctgtgaTAACAGGTGTACGGAGCAGAGAAGATCAACAGTATTCAAAGCTTTACTGTTACCTGTGTATTTAAGAAACTTTCAACTCATATAAATAACCTCCTTATGAAATAACATATTGTCTTTCACATGTAATactgtatgtcctttatttctatttagtgtttttatattacattgcttactttgcactattatatttacttaatttttgttttatgtcagTCTGTATGATAGTATTTTGTGGGCTCTACCATGAGAAAGTTCTTTGTACTTAGAGATTTCTTAGCAAAAGGGGGACGAAGCTCCCAGTCGGACTACTCAttggtttattatattattaactagctgtgccccgtggctccgcccacatactgtagtagtgaaacaggacagcgaggagggtcctgcccggctccctactcctgatgtcacgcttcctcctcctctctgaccacagcctctgtctcggattagcactaACATATCATTCACACAATCAAACTAtcattcttagtgtgatgagagaagtcacaaaatcaaccagaatgttcaagcaaattccagaaaaaaacccgatctaaatctgttaagtagttctctcattcaagcagaggtaaggaacacCCCAAGGCTGGCATGTGAGAAGGGCACCTCAGCGATCAAAGTGACACAGTGAGTGCAAGCATCCTGACCACTACAGCAATATTCGCCCTGCCATAATTCAATGGGGGTCTCCCAACAGGGCTTAAATAGGCTTTATTACAAGCTAATTATAAGATTATGTCAGGATTGATTTTTGTTGTCACTGTGATAATTTTGTTGCCTTTGAGACAGCACTGTAAGCAGAGTGACCCATCTACATTGTGCTTCCTAGCATTGAACCAGGTCCATTTGTGAAGCGAACGCTCCCTGCTGGATTGGATTATTCTGTCTAGTTAATAAATTCACTTGATACACTAACTGGTATCACCTTGTTAGTAAAATGTATAGTAAGTTTCTACAGTGTATGCTTTTTAAAGAAGCTAATGAGCAGACTGGTAGTGATATTATTGATTACTGTCCTCATTCCAAGACCTCATTTTCAGTCCTATAAGGCAATGAACACAAACAACAGCacgtagaacattagaacaatctagttgAGAACAAGTCATAGAGCctaacaaatctcgccagtcatatccacttaattcttccaaaacaacatcaagtctagttttgaggGTTCCAAAAGTTCTACTGTCTAACACAAGACAgtaaaacccttgtaggaaaaaaaatggaataaatcttaggaaaggcagttcagaaagaaactaccttccaggtaggttgggcgtgcaatgggtgtcaagaAACTAGGctacacaaaaaacagaacacaaatattCCTCTGCGCAGAACAGGATGTCAtcgccacctcagaaatacaatataacagtacaaactactttgttcgtGCACAGCACTTCTCACCAAGAGCAGGCTTTGAGCATCACGGCAACTCTTAAGGCAAAATGCGATAATAGATTATACCGCTTACTGAATACAGAACTATGacatataaggatacagatttgttcaaatacatcaaaaagaaagtagaaactaattaacataaatgaaaaataataataaagtatctgtccaccagctaattgtagaaccacagtCAGATcgtagaaaacaaaataaacaacctCATGGTTCCATTATCTGcatgttattattataaagacTAGATGTTATCAACCTGCAAATAAaaggtgtttgaactaattaatcacACATGAAGGTGCAGCTTTCCTAAGCGATATCAAGATAGCATGGGGTCAGAGAGAGAACTGCAGTTTACATACGGGCAGAAGATCAGAGCAATGGGGCGAATGACAAGGACCACAATGTGACGTTCAGTTTCTATACAGCACAGAGAGCTGCAAATAGCAAAGATAGAGCAGAACTCTGCTGATCTGAAACCGTCGCTTAGCGGCATAACGTTTGACAAAGTGTTGGAGTTACAGCCTTAAGAACTGTTTTACCTTCAGTGTATCTTCTGACTAAAAGTAAAATCTTTATGGTAAGTGTCACCTTTGGTGTTCCTgttgtacagtacaataaatccGTTCCTTTCCaagtttttatttatgtagttttATTAAATGACAGTGTTCAACTAATATTAATACATTAGATGGGGATCTTATTTCAGGTGCTTTTCTGCTTTCATGGAGTAACATTGATTGTGATTTTATCCTAGtgttgcttattttctttttgaggTAATTTCTCTTTAGATAATTTCACTTTATTGTTCATTTAGTATGAGCTggcctttagttttcttttaactGAGTGGTGTGGTGATATTAACACTAAGGCTGAGAAAGAGGAGATTGTGTTTACTGCTCTAAAAACTAATTGGGTGGTAATTGGTGTTTTTATCTTTTTGGGCTCTCTTTTGTTGTAAAAAAACACATCAGTCAATGGCATTGTCACAACATTTGAACTGAAATCTTCTGTatatgaaagctattgagccaccataattattatatatatatatatatattttatatatgtatatatctatactaataaaaggcaaagccctcactcactcactgactcactcactgactcactcactgactcatcactaattctccaacttcccgtgtgggtggaaggctgaaatttggcaggttcattccttacagcttccttacaaaagttgggcaggttttatatcgaaattctacgcgtaatggtcataactggaagcagttttctccatttactgtaatggagatgagcttcaacgccggggcggagtttcgtgtgacatcatcacgcctcccacgtaatcacacagtacatagaaaaccaggaagagctcaaaaaagcgcttaagaaaacatgcattatataattgagaaggcagcgaaacaataagaagcgagcgagtgacatatacaaccatattcatgagttctgctacttcggaaacaaagcacgatgtaaacctacactttaaattaagttcatagacaggctgcgctggcgtttgtaatttagtgcctgcccatataaggccgtccgtcagcggcaatccaatagcaaactgccacgggtaaatattcacgggtgaaggactgtgcttatggagaggaagatgagatggtcagggtggtgtttgacacaaactcagcgaaactgcgagagaaagttttaagtgccaggactaaggtaacattaaatacagccacggacatagcacgagatggcaccagcacagctgggaaccttcaatgcatgtacaccgagcggctcacgtgaactgacgcagtgcacagataaaagcaacagttccaaagcgctgaacaaaaccgaattacacaattgaaaaggcagcaaaaatatgaagcgtctgataagcatattcataaatccagctactgcggaaacaaagcacacggtggaaaaagtcaatgtccgctaaaggaagacagtgtaaaaaacccgtgcatgcagtgtgtcaggtctcagataaagaagaagacgagctgtttattgatgcagtaagaaacaaatcgatgaatgaaacctgtcatctttacaacgattgacaaacacggaatgtaacttgaacacaacacatcctacaaatcgaacctgattgaaagaaataatgataatcaaatccttgatgacagcaacactcagtaacactcacaaaacaaatactgtatattgacagtcatgttacgttatttttaaaatgttcccttttcttttctacctttttaacacactactactcgctgcgatacgcgggtatatatatatatgtatatatatatatcccgctctacatactcgaataatggatactttattcgccatcaatgattgttttggtaaagccatactcagtgtattcattagatgaacggtaaaaaagtaagagcgaggtgaggatgactcattgaggcatgcaggctgtagtgcgcgtcaactctatctgaattgcgcgatcacatttgaaaaacatatcttttcaagttctatttagtccatatgtgtcaaactcaagggcgcgggccacatccgcccggcgtgtaattatatccgcccgagatcattttatatactgtattattgttattaaagccgggtatatgaagcgctggtaacacaataaactacagatcccataatgcagcgcttcagctgccttgcatcagggtaacctgaatgcaattcagaagatacagaaaacagcataattaaataagaatctgacacttcagcggacgttttaacccgtgcacaatcacaaagtgatttcaagtgaagctgcttttatgggagacacaaatgcaccagttcaccttgccccactttccctgttgccaagtactgttaaaccaagtcgtcactacggtgttcccaaatcgcactttgctgataaactgagcacactgcgcactgagtttgcacggcgctttggtgactttgatgaacaaaaaaagtccgtctacatgcggctcgaaccttgtgcatgtttggtagcacatatctgtgtgagaagctcttctcagtgataaagactaacaaaacagcacacagcagtcgcctcactgatgagcacctgcaatccatcctgagaatctccacaacacagaacctcacaccaaacagaaacgaacctgtggccaaaaaaagatgccaggcgtccagctctaaaatgacatatgagcaaagacaactgaatgatttgatttgttattgcacgtaagagcggagtcaaccgttttaacaaacagcgtattgcactgatctgaaatagctgtgtgtgtatatatgtagatatgtatgtatatgtatttgtgtgtatatatgtgtgtgtatgtatgtatgtgtgtgtatatatgtgtgtgtatatatgtagatatatatgtatgtatatatgtgtatatgtatagatatgtatatatatatatatgtttatgtgtgtgtgtgtaaatatatatatatatatatgacaacaacactcatcactcacaacagtgacaaaacaattacattgacaatcaggttacgttattttcaaaatgtttccttttcttttcattgcttctttaacacactacttctccgctgaagccttggtattttactagtatatatatatatatatatatatatatatatatatatatatatatatatatatactagctgtgtaagcccgtgctgtaaaaagcacagggtcctagaaactattgaagtcgtcagaaaaaaaatggaaatgcagagtcggcagtttcgttttgcagacaTGGTCGCCCCCTTTGTCTATCAGCagttaagcaagtttctctctcctcagaggtttcgttttgccgatgtgctcgccttacttatgtattagcagctaagtaaGTTTGTAttcgactcgttaacttggggccgccttgccggctctttgagctccATGCTGTAGCAtcacacttccgggctggacggacagacacacacacttccaagcatagatgtttatatataagatatatgtgCCCTATTTTTCAATACATTACATTGTAAGGTGCTGTTTAAACTCAGgcatttaatgtagtctactagaACATGTGattacattctattatcactgttatttttgaatatgcctcattgttacaaaaatatttaataaacaaaaatgtgataactgagtCTTTGAGGAAGtaaccaaaaaatgtaaaatgctccaaactgggcagcacggtggcacagtgggtagcactgctgcctcacagttaggacacccgggttcgcttcccgggtcctccctgcgtggagtttgcatgttcttcccgtgtctgggtggttttcctccgggtattttggtttcctcccacagtccaaagacatgcaggtttggtgcattggcaattctaaattgtccctagtgtatgcttagtgtgtgtgtgtgcacgtgccctgaggtgggc
This genomic interval carries:
- the LOC120526052 gene encoding leucine-rich alpha-2-glycoprotein-like; the protein is MKKIFWKMAVVFAAWCCSTSFACPHNCTCHLNANFTAVVCSSLPIEEFPTDIPINTISLSIEFTNLSNIMSHHLRGMPKLKELHLSGNKIRFLPSGFLKDLPLLQSLDLTGNLLHDLPQDVFCCSALENLVLKGNQLLNVNSSLFHNLNNLTWLDLSDNHLESLPLTLLKDMQSLKSIDLSNNKMEKIPKGLLQFVPQLERLHLNNNKLSNMEAEIFNKMGNLTHLFLQENLLKKVPYDLLQNLKSLVSLDLSDNGLTSIPQGLFDKLERLGESEGLGLDLSNNPWNCDCSIKYMWQWLQNHKEKVFYLDKIRCDTPEPLKRRKVISLSEKEIIC